Below is a genomic region from Candidatus Margulisiibacteriota bacterium.
AAGATTGAGGACATGAATATTTCTTTGACTCAAAGAACCAAATTAATGAAACCATTGTTGTTAACAAAAACTAATGATAGATATGATGTTATTGCTTCAGTTAATGGTGGTGGAATCAGTGGTCAAGTAGATGCAGT
It encodes:
- the rpsI gene encoding 30S ribosomal protein S9, with the protein product MVEKTKQQVKYYATGKRKEAIAKVWLLAGTGKITVDGKKIEDMNISLTQRTKLMKPLLLTKTNDRYDVIASVNGGGISGQVDAV